The stretch of DNA TTGGGatataatataaatgtaatgtataaaagtgttttttcatgccttttatttattttcttttttgtgaatACAATTTTCCACATCCAGTCTAAATCTGACCTTAACCTTTTAAAGACCAAATCATATTCTGCAGTGGCAACTGGAATATTGCACTTTCATTTTTACTTTTTGCTTTAAGATTAAATCTGTACATAGAAAgtaatattattttatataaacAGGGGCAACTATTTGTATACTTTGTAGACCAGCATTGAAACATTGTGAATAATTTGGAAATATTTGAAAAACTTGACAATTGTCTTATATATAACGTATAGTTAACGTATAGAACTTTTTGTTGACTACCACTTGCCAATATTAAACGAATTAGCTTCTCATTTGGTCAGGATGTTTACTCTTAGGAACgatacacaacacatttacatttatgcatGCACCCGTTTATCCAATACAGACCATTTGTAAACTCAGAAAACCATTCTTCTGGACAGCTAAGCGGGACAGATCAGATTGCAAACAAATACATGTTCGTGTTTCATAATGTTACATTCTATATACACTATGGACTCTGGCCCAGACGTTCCATGTGTTATACTCAATATGACCTGCTGGTGGTGCGTCTGTGTAACAGGAGTCTGCTATCCGTCGAAAATACAATTTGTACCATGCCAGCACAGGAGGACAAAGTAGTCCAATAATTTAACCAGTTCTGCTTTGACGGATGTATCTCGCACTTGCGCGTGACAATCAATGCCTCGTTTTCAGAATAATTGTATTCTGCGGATAAGTGTcatttctggattttttttgatTGATTGGTGTAGCTAACGTTGTTTGATTGTAACGAGGTAAGTTGTAAAATGGCGGATACAGTGGTTTGAGTTTGTTGCTTTAATTGCTGGCGCCGAAGTGTTAAGATTGATCTCTTGTTTCAGAATGATAAATATTGGAAGGCAGTAATTTTGTTGACGCAAGGAACAGCAAATGCTGTAGCAATAGCTACCAACTAAGCTAACTGGTGGCGCTATGCTATCAACTTAGCTAGCTCGCTAGCGAAGTTGGTGACAGCTGCAAGATGACGTTAGCTATCACTAACTAGCTAACGTTCGCGTAGTTCATATGTAACGTTACATGCAAACGTTTGTTTTGACTAGACGTGCATTTCCGCATGTGATTTTTTAGCACTGTCTCATCGTTTGCAAACTTAAACTGTGTCTCTTCAATTGCATTTGGcatttagcttgctagctaacacagagaacacaaaaTTGCGAGCTACATAATGTTAGCTATTATGGTTAGCCTCAATGTTTACGGAAGAGACTCGATGTAGCTACCAAGCTGGGCACTTAGCTCATTCGGAAAGCCAGTTGTCTTAGCTAACGTTACTACTAGCTAATAAGactcaaaaataaacaaacatccaCAAACCGAGCAAGCAAACTGATAACTTAGGGTGCTAGCTTTTTGAGAATCCAGTGCTCGGTCTTTGAAGTTTTGAGTCGGTGTATCACAGCTTGCTTTGACAGTTTTAAAATGTAGTTTGTAGCGTTCGCTAATATTACAACCAAGTAATGCTTAACTTAGCAGGATTTGGTAGATTGATAGTTGAGGTTTGCCAACTATCCTAGTTACCCTGGCTTATGCTAAACAGCTTATATATCCAATTGGGCAGCTGCTGATGAGACAGCTAACCAGATGTTCTATCATTTGGCGATTCAGCAATTGTAAATGTGACTGGGTAAAATCAGGTGTTGACCTGAGAGGCAAATTAAAAAAGGCATGACACTATCTACAATCCAATAACAGCAAGTTATAATTATCTTCCTAAGGGTTTGCTACGTTTTAGTGTAGCCAATAGCTACTTAACTTTATAGTAAGAGTAATTTAAACACTGACCCAATACATATCATTTCAAATTATGATGCACAGTATGTTGCATTTATAATTTCAACGTGTTTAATAATGTAACACGATTTCCACCGTTCATTTCTAGGCACCTGGTGACATTTGTTGGCATGTTTTTTCCCTCTTAGTTTTTTGGAACCTCCAGAGCTGCTAACTGAAGAGAGGACATCTTCAAGTGCTAAACTGGGAAACAGAAAATGTTAAAGAAATGATAGAGGCACAGGAGCTCCAATCAGATTATCACTTCCCTCAGTAAGTAGAACTTTTCTTATATGTGTGAAATTGAAGGAATTGTAGGTAACCTGGACTGTGAGGGAAAAGCAGAAGTTGGGGCCTCTGCAGTCATTTGTAAAATTGTAAACTGAAAGTTTGTTCACAGCTTTGTTTGTAACATCCCTACTTTGATCTTTTTACTTAAGTCAGTAGCCAATGCAGCAGGACTATTTGCTCAAGTGTGGAAGTTAGAAGTGCATGTTCTGAGTGGTTTAACAGCTGACTACTCCTTCATAGATCCTTAAATGACCGTGCAAACTTTTTTCACAGGGAGGCCGATACTCAGTTATCTTCAGACACAGATTTTGAGGATCCAGAGGGCTACAATGCAAAACTCGGAAAAGCAAAGGTACTAACTAGCCTGTTAGCTTTTGAGTCGTCCATGTTTGTCATCAGCAGTTTTGTATGACCTGAAATTTGCTGAAGCAATATTCCCAAGAATCATGTCAATGTGAAAAGTCCTCCCCCACAGCATTCTCATTGCCTTGTGTCTTTTGTTCCTCCTCAGGGTGTTAAACAGGGGAGGAAGGGAGCTGGTGAGAAGGGCAAAGGTTCAGGAGGCAAAAGTGGTGGGCAGAACCGCGTCAATGGCCACCACCATGAGAATGGCATGGAAAACCTGAGCCTGTTTGAGATGGTTAAAATGGGCAAGAGTGCCATGCAGGTTAGCATGCCGTACATTCATATATGCGACACAAATATGCTAGCGCTCACTTGGTAGATGCTTATATATGCGACACAATTATGCTCAGCACTCACTTGGTAGATGCCTATGTATGCGACACAATTATGCCCAGCACTCACTTGGTAGATGCTAATAGATGTGAACTAATGGAGCtttgtgttttgatttgtgCAGTCTGTGGTAGATGACTGGATTGAGTCATACAAGAATGAAAGAGACACTGCATTACTGGAGCTTATCAACTTCTTCATCCAGTGCTCAGGCTGCAAAGGTAAGTCAAAGACATAGCTGTTAATTTGTCTGTAGGTGTTTGGGCCACTGACATTTTACACCAAAGTCTTTTGTTGTTGTAGGTGCTGTGAGCTCGGAAATGTTCAGACATATGCAGAACTCAGAGATCATCCGAAAGATGACGGAGGAGTTTGATGAGGTGGGTATACTGAAGCTGTCACTCTCTATTTGTTTGCATCCGTTTGTTTACTCTGTTTGTTTACATACGTTTGCATGCATTGTGTCTCAAAATGTCAAAGATGTTGGCAGAGAGTTTTATTTtacagacatttattttttcctcaATTTATTTTGTCTGGCCACTGTAGGACAGCGGAGATTATCCGTTGACTATGTCAGGGCCACTGTGGAAGAAGTTTAAGTCAAATTTCTGTGAGTTCATCGGGGTGCTGGTGCGACAGTGTCAGTACAGCACCATCTATGATGAGTACATGATGGACACGGTCATCTCGTTGCTCACCGGCCTGTCTGACTCCCAGGTCCGAGCCTTCAGGCACACCAGCACGCTCGCAGGTGAGAACTCCTCGCTCACTTCATGTGTGTGGAAGTCTTCTCACTCAGCACATTGAGCCCGAACAAGGGGCCACTccttataccccccccccccccaatatttTATCCATCCTGCATGATGGGATTTCTCTTTTTTAATCATGTGGTAACTTTGTGTGCTTGCAGCAATGAAGCTGATGACCGCTTTAGTTAATGTAGCTCTGAACCTCAGCATCAACATGGACAACACTCAGAGACAGTACGAGGCGGAGCGGAACAAAGCCATCGCAAAGCGATCTGGGGAACGAGTGGAGTTATTGTTCCAAAAACGCAAAGAGGTCAGTCTTAATTGTAATActcatttatacacacatgAACTGGTGAAATATGCCACGGTAATCCTTTAACAGGTCTTATATCTTTAAATTTAACTTTAAAAAAGTTTTTTCTTTCCATATTTGGTACTGACACATTTTGTatactgttattttttttcagcttcAGGAAAATCAAGATGAAATTGAAAATATGATGAATGCTATCTTCAAAGGTGTCTTCATACACCGTTATCGGTAGGTTTCCCACCTTAATTACAGTATTATACACTTTTGTTGAATAGCATCTAGCATTACGTCTCACATTAGCATATGCATTAGTGTGTTCAGGTTAGTATTTGTTCTGATATCACTTTCATACcacccccatgtgtgtgtggggttggttTAAACAGGATGGTATTGCGTATTAGTGGTCTCATTCCTGTGTGTTCTTCCAGTGATGCAATAGCAGAGATTAGAGCCATTTGTATCGAGGAGATTGGTGTTTGGATGAAGATGTACAGTGATGCGTTTCTGAATGACAGCTACCTGAAATACGTTGGTTGGACGTTACATGATAAGGTAAAcagtatggatggatggatgatagATAAATATTTACTCCTCTTTGCACCATAGAGTTATTTTCCTTTGCTTCACCTGCTATGCATGCATCAGTGTATGTTCAAGTTATTGTCCCAGCTAAAAGCTAAGTTTACAGCAGTGCTCTGGCTGAACGTAATCAGTGTCCACACCTGTCACTTTGATTTGAGGGCAGCGTGACTAAgtgaaaatctctctctctctctttctctctctccctctctgtctctctctttcacgctctGTGTCCTTCCACTGTCCTCCTCTCACAGCAAGGCGAGGTGCGTCTGAAGTGTCTGGCGGCCCTGCAGGGTTTGTATTATAACCGGGAACTCAACAGTCGCCTGGAGCTCTTCACTAGTCGCTTCAAGGTGAGAAGCCGACATTCATATctacactcacaccacacacacacacacacacacacacacacatatttacatgtgCCTGTGTTAATGTATACACATGCTATTGATCTGAGTAGATAGTATGTCCCTTGGCTGAGTCAGCACAGGCAGCGGTGGAAGGCTGACTGCTTAGTTGGTGTGCCTTCATAAACATGTAAGGCACATAGAGCCAAGTGAACTTTGACTATGTCTCAAAACATCGGAACGTGGTCCATTTAATAAAACACGCAAGAACAGTTACAGTAGGTGTGTGGACGTTCGGTAATACATTGACTTAAAGGCTTTTGCCAGTCATTAATGCAGAGAGGGTAATTGACTTATGTTGTCATGTAGTTGCTTCATACTTCAAAAAGCCCATTCAAATCAAGTCCATATTTTTGTTGAAGAACAAGAACATATGAACATGTGCAGAGAGGAATGCAGCTATTTCACTATTATACCCACCATGAAAATCAGTTTGCATCAGACACAGAACTGGCCAGGATGTAAAGGTATGCTTGAGCAACTCAGATTGGGATGACCCttggtttttttttacttgttccaTGCAAGGGGATCCTGAGTAGGTGGGAGGTAACCTTTAGTTCAATGCCACTTCAGTTCTGTGGTACGGTCTTACAAATTGAAATGGGAATGCTGGTCCCCACGTTTAGTCACGTTTAGTCACGTTAAGTCTATTTCAAATATGTATATTGATTGCCGTTTGTAAACAGGGTCAACTGTCCAACATAAACAGCGAGTGTATTGTTGTCTATTGTCACCtaacacttacacttacacacacacacacacagaagatttGGTCCAATTTTGAATTTGCCTTTTCAGGATCGCATTGTGTCCATGACCTTGGATAAGGAGTATGATGTGGCTGTACAAGCTGTCAAACTCTTGACCCTAGTCTTACAGTAAGTCACTTTTTATAAAAAACCTTACTGTCTACCATAAACATGCCTTGAAGTAAAAATCATAATTTTCCGGTTTCGTTCCTGtgctcatttttgaaaatgaagAAAGTATTTCCTTTTTTGGATTTTCAAGAGTGTGTCTTAAAGCTGGTGTTGGCACTCAgggcttgtgttgtgttgcgttgcagGAGTAGTGATGAGATCCTGACCTCTGAAGACTGGGAGAGCGTCTATCACCTGGTGTACTCTGCCCATCGACCGCTGGCCGTGGCAGCAGGGGAGTTCCTCTACAAGAAGTGGGTCCTAGTGAAAAACATATCCCAGAAAACATTATAggaactgtttgtttgtttgagtgaatgTTCAATTACTTGGCAGgtaattcattcatttgacTGGGGGTGTGCTGCTTATGGTTGGTGAAAAATGCTCTTTTCCCTATCCCTATCTAGTCCCTTACTGCTATAATTATCCAACTTCTAAATGAGGCGTGTATGTAGGTCTTAAGGGTGAACTCTTGGTTAATATCTAGTGACTAAGGCCTTATTTCAATGTTCGTGTTTAATTCGGTAAGTGATGTGTTGTAGGTTGTTCAGCAATCGCAGTACCGAGGAGGAGGGCATGCTCCGAAGGGGAAGACAGAGTCGCAATGCAAATCTAATCAAGACTACAGTTTTCTTCTTCCTGGAGAGTGAGGTACACAGAACATCTGTCATCCATGTGTCAGAATGTCATTTAAAGCTCAGCTTGGTGACATGAAAACCGCTAGCCGACATGTTTCAGAAGCAGCCTTATATGGGTatatgtctgtatctgtgtcacTGGCTGTGTTTACGTCTTGAGACTTTCATCAGTCAAAATAGAATTTGTCCCAATTAAAGATATGGAGTGAACTGTTTGTAGTCTACTGATGTCTGTGGCAAACGTCTGAACGTATCCGTCTGCATGTGCGTGTACTCCAGACAAAAGGACTGGATGTGTAAGGAGTAGGATCATCATCAAAAAGTACAGATTAGACAATTACCTGGATTTAAGGGTTTGGATTGTTATTAAATTATTAATGGATATTAAAAGGAATACTAAAAGATTACACTATCTCGCCCAGTTGGAGATTACATTAGGGTTTTGCTCAAATGTGGCGTGTTTATTGCTATTAAGGTGCTTATAAGAATGTTTATTCTAGACAACCCATCAGACAGATTATCAGCAATGTCTTTTGTATTGTTTCATTGTCCGCTGGTACTGGGAGAGGAGCAGGCtaaggcctgtgtgtttgtgtgcagctcCATGAGCACGGGGCTTACCTGGTGGATAGTCTGTGGGACTGTGCGTCAGACCTGCTGAAGGACTGGGAGAGCATGATCAGCCTGCTGCTGGACGAGCCTTTCCCAGGAGAGGAAGGTAAGAGttagagatactcctgtgtgttctttttctgtggggttgagacaaactttttacaatgggtaaaacacagaaaagtacatgattcatataaggtaattaataatacaaggcacttgattattatattcttaagtcattaacagtatttggaaatgatctccatcacaaGACCTCATGGCTAATGGCTTAATACTCCACATTGTATTTAACCTGAGATGAGCGCTCAACCAGTGGCCCCAATAACAACTTTTTGACCCCTTGACCCTGTTGGTGTTACGGGTATAGGTCATTGACAGATACACAACAGCTATCCAACCAGTCATTGGCCTGTCGTCCTCTAGGGTGTCCTCATAGCACCCTTCTAGAGAAAAGTCAAAAACACTTGCATTCTATTTCAATGTAGCTGATCATCTGATATATGGTTAATGTCCAAATACTTGTAATGGTTAAAATGACTAATAGATAATACGTGCTTAACTTGCCAGTCTGTAGTGATGGTGTATGAAGCGATATGAAATGGATCATCTGAAGTAATATGAAATCGACACACCCATGGGCTTTCTGTATATACATAGTTTTTAAATCTTTTGATCAttcatatgtttttgttttaaagatGTTTTAAAGTTTGCTCAGCTGTCTAGACTTTGACCAGGGATGAGTGTTAAAGCACCCACTGAGTAAGGAGAGTAAGGAAGGCAGGAGAACCATTTTGTAGAGCTTGGATATATAGGGGAATAACATTTGATATTTTGTCATTCCATCAAGATACCCCCATGATACCTCAACAAAGAAGAAATgtaaccatatatatatatatatgtgtgtgtgtatgtatatatatgtcttGTATGTTCTGGTTTGGACTACTAGTGGAGTTTGCATGGCCTGATGGATGTTGTCACTGAGATGGTTGTATGTTTGTAAACTCTGTGGTGTTGTAATTTGTGTTAAGAGCTGACCGACCGACAGGAGACGGCTCTAGTTGAGATCATGCTGTGTGCCGTTCGCCAGTCCTGTGAGTGCCACCCTCCTGTGGGCAGAGGAACTGGcaagagggtgagtgtgagcacACGGTATACATAAGCACAGTTTGTGTACATAGCCCTGCATCAGTTAGTGTAAAGAATTCAAGTAGATGTGTAATGTAATGCTACGAGATTGTTATGTTTTTCAAATCTCATGCAGGTTCTCAcagccaaagaaaaaaaatctcagcTGGACGATCGGACGAGAATCACAGAGATGTTTGCTGTCGCGCTCCCATTGTTACTAGCAAAGGTAAGTTCAAATGGTTGGCGTAGTAATGTAGAGTTGAAATTGTGTTATTAAATTAATAGATAAtgtctgccacacacagacaaaaacctCTCCATGCTCTCTTTTGGCTTTCAGTACGCGGTCGATGCAGCAAAGTTAACTAACCTGCTGCAGCTGCCCCAGTACTTTGACCTGGAGATCTTCACCACTGGCAGGCTGGAGAAGGTAAGATAAGAGACGCTGTCCCCTAAATTAACACACAAAGTAAACTCAGGCTCATTTTAATAGTAAAGTAAAGGGGGACACCGACATGGACACAAATACGTGATAATGTCGTTCGTAAATGGGACATGATGAAGCTGTCtgagtgcctgtgttgtgtcctTCTTGTAGCACTTGGAGTCGCTGCTCCGTCAGATCCGTGAGGTGGTGGAGAAACACACGGAGACGGATGTGCTGGAGGCCTGTTCCAGAACCTTCCATGCCCTCTCTAATGAAGAGTACACCATCTTCAACCGTGTGGACATCGCACGGAGTCAGCTCCTGGACGAGCAGGTCGACAAGCTCAACAGTTTGCTGGAGGATTATTTACAGGAGGTGTGTCTTCATGCAATGTCTATGAAGTTCAAAAggtttgacagacagacagacagacagacagacagacagacagacagacagacagacagacagacagacagacagacagacagacagacagacagacagacagacagacagacagacagacagacagacagacagacagatttggCAATCTTAACCATGTGGGGTTGGGGCGACTCCAGGTTTGTGGTTTGTATAGAGACTGTTACGGCCAGCCTCGCTGACTGCAACATTAAAGACCAAAAGTCAAAGGggctcgtgtctagggggttaTTTATTAACAAAAGACTAATTTGAACAATCAACCAAAGTAGATAGTCGTCTTGACGTTCGGAACCGGACGTAAGGCCACTCGGTACTGGCAAGATCACGCGCCCTCATCCACGGCAGGACACGGTTTATAAAGGGAACGGCTCCACCACTGAACATAGGTCGCACCTGAAACCTATTAATCAAACAGAAAAGAGCAGGCACAAACTAAACAGAACTACGCCACCTGGAGGCTAAAGAGGACCGTAACAGAAACatgtaggggtgggaatctcttggcacctcacgattcgattcgattccgattcagtggtcaacgattcgattctaaaccgattatcg from Clupea harengus chromosome 8, Ch_v2.0.2, whole genome shotgun sequence encodes:
- the LOC105893228 gene encoding cohesin subunit SA-2-like isoform X1, with protein sequence MIEAQELQSDYHFPQEADTQLSSDTDFEDPEGYNAKLGKAKGVKQGRKGAGEKGKGSGGKSGGQNRVNGHHHENGMENLSLFEMVKMGKSAMQSVVDDWIESYKNERDTALLELINFFIQCSGCKGAVSSEMFRHMQNSEIIRKMTEEFDEDSGDYPLTMSGPLWKKFKSNFCEFIGVLVRQCQYSTIYDEYMMDTVISLLTGLSDSQVRAFRHTSTLAAMKLMTALVNVALNLSINMDNTQRQYEAERNKAIAKRSGERVELLFQKRKELQENQDEIENMMNAIFKGVFIHRYRDAIAEIRAICIEEIGVWMKMYSDAFLNDSYLKYVGWTLHDKQGEVRLKCLAALQGLYYNRELNSRLELFTSRFKDRIVSMTLDKEYDVAVQAVKLLTLVLQSSDEILTSEDWESVYHLVYSAHRPLAVAAGEFLYKKLFSNRSTEEEGMLRRGRQSRNANLIKTTVFFFLESELHEHGAYLVDSLWDCASDLLKDWESMISLLLDEPFPGEEELTDRQETALVEIMLCAVRQSCECHPPVGRGTGKRVLTAKEKKSQLDDRTRITEMFAVALPLLLAKYAVDAAKLTNLLQLPQYFDLEIFTTGRLEKHLESLLRQIREVVEKHTETDVLEACSRTFHALSNEEYTIFNRVDIARSQLLDEQVDKLNSLLEDYLQEGEENDEDDAYQVLSTLKRITAFHNAHDLSRWDLFTNLYRLLNTGLQNGDMPQQIVINALQCTHFSILWQLAKVSKGTAKQSDMVNLRKQMRAFCLMCQRYLTSVNTSVKEQAFTILCDVLMVFSHQIVSSGREALEPLIYSPDSSLQAEVLSFIQDHVFVYQDEEINTDDQRYDEVWKIEALHKRRNLLAAYCKLIIYNVVEMSMGADIFKQYMRYYNDYGDIIKETMSRTRQIDKIQCAKTLILSLQQLFNEMLTEFGCIVDRSSAAFCGIKELARRFSLTFGLDQVKTRDAIAMLHKDGIEFAFKEPSPQGEGNPPLHLTFLDILSEFSSKLLRQDKKTVHLYLERFMTFQMALQREDCWMPLISYRNSLQAGADDDTMSVISGISSRSSTRSRKSKAPSVSSKRKLPEADEGSCSSTDAAMWLNREQGAQTPVMMPLPHLTSTVLREPKKLRQEEAYVYAMANEHQHQHQQQHQQQAPLTPQSQPQPTMDYNTQVTWMMAQRQQAEARQQHERASMHYAKMRSHMQQAIRRGTGLMEDDEEPIVEDVMMSSEDRLEDLNEGMDFDTMDIDLPASKNRRERTELKPDYFDPASIMDDSVLNVSMF
- the LOC105893228 gene encoding cohesin subunit SA-2-like isoform X2; the encoded protein is MIEAQELQSDYHFPQEADTQLSSDTDFEDPEGYNAKLGKAKGVKQGRKGAGEKGKGSGGKSGGQNRVNGHHHENGMENLSLFEMVKMGKSAMQSVVDDWIESYKNERDTALLELINFFIQCSGCKGAVSSEMFRHMQNSEIIRKMTEEFDEDSGDYPLTMSGPLWKKFKSNFCEFIGVLVRQCQYSTIYDEYMMDTVISLLTGLSDSQVRAFRHTSTLAAMKLMTALVNVALNLSINMDNTQRQYEAERNKAIAKRSGERVELLFQKRKELQENQDEIENMMNAIFKGVFIHRYRDAIAEIRAICIEEIGVWMKMYSDAFLNDSYLKYVGWTLHDKQGEVRLKCLAALQGLYYNRELNSRLELFTSRFKDRIVSMTLDKEYDVAVQAVKLLTLVLQSSDEILTSEDWESVYHLVYSAHRPLAVAAGEFLYKKLFSNRSTEEEGMLRRGRQSRNANLIKTTVFFFLESELHEHGAYLVDSLWDCASDLLKDWESMISLLLDEPFPGEEELTDRQETALVEIMLCAVRQSCECHPPVGRGTGKRVLTAKEKKSQLDDRTRITEMFAVALPLLLAKYAVDAAKLTNLLQLPQYFDLEIFTTGRLEKHLESLLRQIREVVEKHTETDVLEACSRTFHALSNEEYTIFNRVDIARSQLLDEQVDKLNSLLEDYLQEGEENDEDDAYQVLSTLKRITAFHNAHDLSRWDLFTNLYRLLNTGLQNGDMPQQIVINALQCTHFSILWQLAKVSKGTAKQSDMVNLRKQMRAFCLMCQRYLTSVNTSVKEQAFTILCDVLMVFSHQIVSSGREALEPLIYSPDSSLQAEVLSFIQDHVFVYQDEEINTDDQRYDEVWKIEALHKRRNLLAAYCKLIIYNVVEMSMGADIFKQYMRYYNDYGDIIKETMSRTRQIDKIQCAKTLILSLQQLFNEMLTEFGCIVDRSSAAFCGIKELARRFSLTFGLDQVKTRDAIAMLHKDGIEFAFKEPSPQGEGNPPLHLTFLDILSEFSSKLLRQDKKTVHLYLERFMTFQMALQREDCWMPLISYRNSLQAGADDDTMSVISGISSRSSTRSRKSKAPSVSSKRKLPEDEGSCSSTDAAMWLNREQGAQTPVMMPLPHLTSTVLREPKKLRQEEAYVYAMANEHQHQHQQQHQQQAPLTPQSQPQPTMDYNTQVTWMMAQRQQAEARQQHERASMHYAKMRSHMQQAIRRGTGLMEDDEEPIVEDVMMSSEDRLEDLNEGMDFDTMDIDLPASKNRRERTELKPDYFDPASIMDDSVLNVSMF